The Lentisphaera araneosa HTCC2155 DNA segment TCCCTTAGCAGAACTCGTGAAGCTCGATCCCAAAACCATTGGCGTTGGCCAGTATCAGCATGACGTGGATCAAAGTGCTTTGAAAAAGGCTTTGGATGATCAGGTACTCAGTTCCGTGAATGCAGTGGGCGTAGATCTTAATACTGCCAGTGTGGAGCTCTTGAGTTATGTATCGGGCATTGGGCCAAAACTAGCCGAAGCGATTCTCAACTATCGTTCATCTGAAGGGCTTTTTAAAAATCGTAATGAATTAAAGAAAGTGCCCCGTTTGGGTGATAAAGTCTTTGAGCAAGCCGCGGGTTTCTTGCGTGTCTTTGATGGGGATCAAGTTTTGGATTCCAGTGCCGTTCACCCAGAATCCTATGGCCTAGTCAAGCGCATGGCAAAAGACTTAAATTGTTCCGTGACTGATTTACTTAATAGCGGGGAATTCAGACAGCAAATAAAGCTCGAGTCATATGTGAACTCATCAGTAGGCTTGCCGACCTTAGAGGATATTAAGCAAGAATTAGAAAAGCCCGGTCGCGACCCTCGTCCAAACTTTAGTGCTTTTAGCTTCTCCCAAGATATTCATGAAATCAGTGACCTTCATGTGGGGATGAAAGTTCCAGGTTTAGTGACGAATGTGACCAAGTTTGGAGCCTTTGTCGATGTCGGAGTTCACCAAGATGGTCTGATTCATATCAGTAAACTCAAACATGGCTTTGTTGCGGATCCCGCAGAAGTTGTCCGGGTGCGTCAACAAGTGGAAGTCAAAGTCATTGAAGTGGATGCCAAACGCAAAAGGATCTCTTTATCCCTGATTGATTAAGCTAGTTCTTTTCTTGCTTAAAGAGCCACTTCATGAAGTGACTTTCGGGGTCACAGCGACTTCCACTCATGGTGGTTACGCCACTCTCGTGACCAGGAATGAAGCGGTCGGAAACTCCGTGATTTCCTCCTTTCCATGAAGTGAGTTTGAACTTGCCATTGAGCTTTTTCATTTCTTCCATGATTTTGACAATTCTATCATAGGGGCAAACTCGGTCTTGATCGCCGTGACTCGTCCAAATGGGGATGTCCTTAATGATTTTAGGGTCGATGAAGTCTGCAGTGGATTTCAAACCTGTTCCGGCGGAGGGAGCTGCTGCAGCAAAATAATCGGGATCTGCCTGGATGTAAATGAAAGTTCCGTGTCCCCCCATGGAGTGACCGAGAATATAAATGCGCTTCATATCGGCGTTCGGTAAAGCGGCAATGACTTCTTTGATTAAACTTAGCATATCAGTGTCCCATAAACCGGGGGATTGAGGCGCCAAAACATAAGCTGGATAATCTTGACGAATTTTAGCATCTGCAAGCTGTTGATTCCAGGGTTTGAGTTGACGTTTATTATCACTGCCTTTGCCGCCCGCACCATGAAGAGAGAGTATGACGGGGTACTTTTTAGATGAGTCCATGTTGAGGGGCGTCATCAAGCGATAAGGCATGCTTTTATAGTTTTTTGCTACGTAGAGTTTTTGCCAGCTTCTATCCTTTGCTTGTGAGTGGATTTGGAAAGAACTAAAAATGAAAAGAAGCGAGATGATGAGTTTATGCATGGCCTATCCTTATTTAAATGATTGTTTACATAAACACTACGAAAGCTAAAAGCTGAATATTACTTCTTTGAATTAAATTTGTTGTTCAATACAACTTTGCAGATGGCGCACGTTTCCAGCGTTCGGCATTCAGGCGCTTGTTGATGACTTGGCGTAGGTTTTGTGAGTAGTTGTCATCGAGGGCTAAGGCATTGCTGGTTTCACTGATGTAGCAGCAGCGCTTGAGAACGTCGAAGGGAAGGTCAGTGGGGATGCCTTCGAGTTGGTAGGCGTAGTAATCTGAGATGCCATTGAGGATGATTTTTTTCGAGGTGGGAATTTTGAAGTCACGAATAGTATTAAGGTGATCGACCATGCCTGTTGTGCAATTGCGGCCAATGGAGTGATAAAACTGAGGTGAATCGTGCAGGCTATTGGCGGCTCTTATGATGTCGAGTAAAAAGAGTTTGGAATGCTCGATATTGAGATTCATGGGATACAGGAAAGTCTGTTCTTTACGTACTTTGGTACGGAGTGGGATGAGGTCGCGCTCATCACCCATAACATAAATGAGTTCATATTGTTTAAAAATACCCTTGAGGGGATGATAACTTTCTCCTTCTTGTTTGCGAACCTCTAAGGAAATGGCGATGTTTTGACCATCCTTAAAGCGGAAGCTCAGAAAAGTATGGCTGATGGTGCGGTAATTATCCCAATAAGAGATGATGAGATCAGTACCTTCGAGTTGTCCTAAGTCAAAAGTTCGATTATCAAATTTTACTTCGACTTCCTTGCCTTCAGCGTACTTAAAGTTGCGGAAGTTTTTTATGCTCAATAAATCACCATTTTGTTCAATGAGTGGTAGCTTTGCGACTTCCGCATCCCAGTTACGCTCATTGGAGGCGGGGATAAAGATAAACCACAGAATGACAAATAAATTGATTAGCGAAAAGATCTTTAAGGCTTTGCGAAATCGTTTCACTAAGAGCAGTAGGATTCCACTGCTGATTACATAGAGAATGATGGACAGCAATCGTATGGCATCATGAAAAGTGAAGTGAATGATTAAACAAGCGACAGCCAGCGTAAGGGGGATGTACAAACCGCAGACTCCAAATAAAGAGAGTCGGAATAGGGCGAGTTTGAGTTGTTTGATATGCTTAGTTTTCATAGACTTAGTTTAGAAAGAAAAGACATTTTTCCAAGGTTGAACTATGGTGGAAAGACAAAAACTGCCAATAATTAGAGGTCTTTCGATGAAGTTAATCGCCATGCTCATGATCACCATATTTAGTTTTACGGTAATATCTGCCGATTCAGAATATAAATATGGACCCGATTCATCTCGACAAGAAGGAGTGCCACAAGGCAAAATTCACGACTTCGTTTTTAGTACGAGCAAGATTTACCCCAATACAATTAGAAGGTATTCGGTATACGTTCCAGAACAATACAAGGGTGAAGCCACCGCCTTGATGGTTTTTCAGGACGGACATGCATTTTTGAAAGAGAAAGGGCATTTTAGAACGCCGACTGTTTTAGATAACCTCATTCATCAAAAACGCATTCCTGTGATGATCGCAATTTTTATAGACCCAGCTTATCTAGGCAGCGAGTTACCTAAAAATCGAGGATGGCGGCCAAAACCAGAAAATCGCAGTGTGGAATACGATAGTCTCGGAGATAAATATGCCCGTTTCCTAATAGAGGAAATTATACCCGAAATAAGTAAGACTTATAAGCTCACTGAGGATCCCGAGAAAAGAGCCCTTGCGGGACTAAGCTCTGGCGGGATATGTGCATGGACAGCTGCGTGGGAACGACCCGATTACTTTCGTAAAATTTTGAGCTGTATCGGTAGTTTCACTAATATTCGCGGTGGTCATGTATATCCAGCGATGATTCGCTCTAATCCAGCTAAGCCCATTCGCGTCTTTCTACAGGGAGGTGCCCGTGATTTAGATAATCAATTTGGAAATTGGCCTCTTGCGAATCAACAAATGGCAAAATCTTTAGCCTTTGCTAAGTACGATTATAAATTCGTGTTTGGAAATGGGGGCCATAGTGGATTACACGGAGGGACTATTTTACCTGAGGCTATGGAATGGCTGTGGCGAAAAGAATAATTTGCCTTGAATTTAAGAATATTTTGTGATTAGCTGTTACTATTGGGGATCGGCGGTCATAAATAGTTTAAGCACTTTAACTACACAGGACATATAAGATATGAAAATTTATTTAGCTTTATTTTTCTTTTCACTTTCACTTTTTGCAGGCGATTTGCGTTTAGCTTCGCTCTTTCAAGACAATATGGTGGTGCAAAGAGATCAAGAATTTGTAATTTGGGGCGAAGCTCCAGCTAATAAAAAAGTTGACGTGCAGGTAGCTGGGCAAAATGCCTCTGTAAAGGTTTCAGAATTGGGTAAATGGATGATTAAGCTTCCCGCATTAAAAGCGAGTAGCGCTTTTGAAATTAAAGTGACTGCGGGGTCTGAGAAAAAACTGATTAAAAATGCGGTTCTTGGTGAAGTTTGGATTTGCTCTGGGCAATCGAATATGCAGATGGGCTGGGGCGGCATTCCCGAAATCAAGAAGATGGCGGTGAATGCGAAAAATATTCGCACTTTTAAAGTTAATAATACGGTTTCATACCAAGAGGAAGATTATTGCCAGGGTTCTTGGGTCGAAGCTGCACCAGGTAGTGCTGTAGCAGCGGCTTTTGCCGTGAATCTTCAAAAATCTATTATTTGCCCAATAGGTATTATTCAGGCTTCTTGGGGCAGCTCATCAGTTGAAGGTTGGATGCCAATGGATATGGCAGAGAAATTGCCTCACTTTAAAAAAGAGCTCGAAGATTGCCGTGCGAATGACAAAGATAAGGTTGCGGAGATTTTAGCAAAGAAAAAAATGTCTGGCAAAGACAATATCTTTCTGAGAACACGTCCAAACTTATTATACAATGCGATGATGCACCCTTTGATCCCTTATTCACTCAGAGGAGTCGTTTGGTATCAGGGCGAGGCAAATACGAAGAGCGTCGAGGCGATGTTGCAATATGGCCAAACTCTTCCCATGTGGTTTCAGCGTTACCGTCAAGAGTGGGACAATGAAAATCTTCAGTTAATGGCTGTGATGCTTCCTGGGTTTGGTCGTAACTTTACCAAAGGGACGACAATAGAATCACCTGATGCGCAAACGTGGGCTTTGATGCGTGAATCGCAAATGAAAGTTTTAGAACTCGACCACACTTCAGTGGCAACGACAATTGATTTAGGTGATGTGAAGAATATTCACCCTAAGGATAAAGCTCCCATTGGCGAACGCTTGGCATTGTTGGCGCGTCGCGATGTCTTAAAAGAAAATATTGTGGCTGAAGGCCCGGTGTTTAAATCGCAGCAAGTGAACGGTTCAAAAATTGAACTGAGTTTTGATAACTCTAAGGGGATGAAAGCTAAAGATGGCGAAGCTATTAAAGCATTTTGGATTTGCGATGATAGCAAAAGTTGGAAGTTAGCTAAGGCTGAAATTGTTGGAGAGAAAGTCGTTCTCAGTAACGCTGAAGTGAAGAAACCCCTCTATGTTCGCTATGCTTATGCAGCAATGCCAGCAGTGAATTTAGTGAATGAAGCAGACTTGCCTGCACGTCCCTTTAGAACAGACTCTTTCACTCCCTAATAAAATGGTTAAAAAGTGGCTTATTTAAACTTTGAACTGAGCCACTTTGAGGTATAGTTGCAGCGATCAAGTATGAGAAATAAAAAGCCTGAGTTTTTAACTCGGGTTTTAATGAGCTTGGACGCTAATAAACATCCATAAATTAGGAGAAGACAAACATGGAAAAAGAAATTACAGCACTTTTTGACGTTTGGAATAAGGCACTACAGACAGGTGACCCAAATAAAGTTGCTGAACTTTATGAATATAACGCTATTTTACTCCCCACAGTTTCAAACAAAGTTCGTCACAATCACGACGAAATTGCAGATTATTTTGTAACTTTTCTTGCTAAAAAACCAGTTGGTAAAATCGATGAGGGTAACGTTCGTACTTTCGGCGATATTGCTATCAATTCTGGTGTTTACACTTTTACATTTGAAGATGGTTCTGCAGTAACTGCACGTTTTACTTACGTTTACCGTTGGAATGGTCAGGACTGGAAGATTATAGAGCACCACTCTTCTGCAATGCCTGAAAAGTAAACGATTAAATAGTTTTACTTTAAACTCCTCAATTTGAGGAGTTTTTTTTGTATAGAAGTATTGAGTAAATGAGTAGATTTGATAAAAACTATAGACCTAATTCGTAAAGCTTGAGGATCTCTTCCTCGCTTAGAATTTGGTTAAATATAGCTATTTCATCTAGGCTACCATCCCAGTGGCCAGGTACTTTGCGATCAAAACCATGATCTTGATCCGAAATTTTGGTTCCGATACCCAATGATTTTAATTTACCTTGGGTGTTGAGGCCGTTGACTTGTTCAGAAGCCATGAGTTTCCCGTTTCTGTAGAGGCGGACTTCAGAGCCCGTGTGAACAAAGGCGACATGTTGCCAGGAACCAGTAGGGAATTTGTCTTTTTCTTTTATATGAATTTTCTGACCATCTTTATCCATGACTTCGACATCGAGAAAACC contains these protein-coding regions:
- a CDS encoding alpha/beta hydrolase, with the translated sequence MVERQKLPIIRGLSMKLIAMLMITIFSFTVISADSEYKYGPDSSRQEGVPQGKIHDFVFSTSKIYPNTIRRYSVYVPEQYKGEATALMVFQDGHAFLKEKGHFRTPTVLDNLIHQKRIPVMIAIFIDPAYLGSELPKNRGWRPKPENRSVEYDSLGDKYARFLIEEIIPEISKTYKLTEDPEKRALAGLSSGGICAWTAAWERPDYFRKILSCIGSFTNIRGGHVYPAMIRSNPAKPIRVFLQGGARDLDNQFGNWPLANQQMAKSLAFAKYDYKFVFGNGGHSGLHGGTILPEAMEWLWRKE
- a CDS encoding DUF4105 domain-containing protein; its protein translation is MKTKHIKQLKLALFRLSLFGVCGLYIPLTLAVACLIIHFTFHDAIRLLSIILYVISSGILLLLVKRFRKALKIFSLINLFVILWFIFIPASNERNWDAEVAKLPLIEQNGDLLSIKNFRNFKYAEGKEVEVKFDNRTFDLGQLEGTDLIISYWDNYRTISHTFLSFRFKDGQNIAISLEVRKQEGESYHPLKGIFKQYELIYVMGDERDLIPLRTKVRKEQTFLYPMNLNIEHSKLFLLDIIRAANSLHDSPQFYHSIGRNCTTGMVDHLNTIRDFKIPTSKKIILNGISDYYAYQLEGIPTDLPFDVLKRCCYISETSNALALDDNYSQNLRQVINKRLNAERWKRAPSAKLY
- a CDS encoding sialate O-acetylesterase — encoded protein: MKIYLALFFFSLSLFAGDLRLASLFQDNMVVQRDQEFVIWGEAPANKKVDVQVAGQNASVKVSELGKWMIKLPALKASSAFEIKVTAGSEKKLIKNAVLGEVWICSGQSNMQMGWGGIPEIKKMAVNAKNIRTFKVNNTVSYQEEDYCQGSWVEAAPGSAVAAAFAVNLQKSIICPIGIIQASWGSSSVEGWMPMDMAEKLPHFKKELEDCRANDKDKVAEILAKKKMSGKDNIFLRTRPNLLYNAMMHPLIPYSLRGVVWYQGEANTKSVEAMLQYGQTLPMWFQRYRQEWDNENLQLMAVMLPGFGRNFTKGTTIESPDAQTWALMRESQMKVLELDHTSVATTIDLGDVKNIHPKDKAPIGERLALLARRDVLKENIVAEGPVFKSQQVNGSKIELSFDNSKGMKAKDGEAIKAFWICDDSKSWKLAKAEIVGEKVVLSNAEVKKPLYVRYAYAAMPAVNLVNEADLPARPFRTDSFTP
- a CDS encoding dienelactone hydrolase family protein, with protein sequence MHKLIISLLFIFSSFQIHSQAKDRSWQKLYVAKNYKSMPYRLMTPLNMDSSKKYPVILSLHGAGGKGSDNKRQLKPWNQQLADAKIRQDYPAYVLAPQSPGLWDTDMLSLIKEVIAALPNADMKRIYILGHSMGGHGTFIYIQADPDYFAAAAPSAGTGLKSTADFIDPKIIKDIPIWTSHGDQDRVCPYDRIVKIMEEMKKLNGKFKLTSWKGGNHGVSDRFIPGHESGVTTMSGSRCDPESHFMKWLFKQEKN
- a CDS encoding SgcJ/EcaC family oxidoreductase, giving the protein MEKEITALFDVWNKALQTGDPNKVAELYEYNAILLPTVSNKVRHNHDEIADYFVTFLAKKPVGKIDEGNVRTFGDIAINSGVYTFTFEDGSAVTARFTYVYRWNGQDWKIIEHHSSAMPEK